Within the bacterium genome, the region CGACACCTGCCGGCGCACGTACTCGATGATGCCGCCCGCGGCGATCAACTGCCGCATGAACTCCGGCAGGGGCGCCGCGGTGTGTGTGGTGCCGCGCGTCTCGTTGACGATCCGCCCGGTCGCGTTATCCACGCTGAGACGGTCCCCGCTCTCGGTCGCGGCGTGCAGGTCCGGGCACTCCAGCAGCGGCAGGCCGATGTTGAAGGCATTGCGGTAGAAGATGCGCGCGTACGACCGGGCAACGACGCAGGCTATCCCTGCCGCCTTGATCGCGATCGGCGCGTGCTCGCGCGAAGAGCCCTGGCCGAAGTTCTCCCCGGCGACCAGGATGTCGCCGGGCCGGATCCTCGCCGCCAGGGTGGGGTCCAGGTCTTCGAAGCAGTACCGGGCCAGCACCTCGGGATCGGTGGTCACAAGATGGCGCGCCGGGATTATTGCGTCGGTGTCCACGTGGTCGCCGACCTTCCATGCCGTGCCGCAAAAGATCATGAGAGCACCTCGTCCGGATGTGCCAACCGGCCCATCACCGCGGTGGCCGCGGCCACCGCCGGGCCCGAGAGATAGACCCTGCTGTCCCGGTGTCCCATGCGGCCGACGAAGTTGCGCGACGAGGTGCTGACGCACACCTCGCCCGAGGCCAACACGCCCATGTGACCGCCGAGGCACGGGCCGCAGGTGGGCGCGCCGACCACCGCGCCGGCGTCCAGAAAGACCCGAATCAGACCCTCCTCCATCGCCTGGCGGTAGATGGCCGGCGTCGCCGGGATTACCAGCAGCCGGGTCCGGGGATGCACTACGCGCCCTGCCAGAATCCGGGCCGCCACGCGCAGATCCTCGATCCGGCCGTTGGTGCAGGTGCCGATGAAGCACTGATCCACCGGCACGCCGGCGGCAAAGCCCACCGGCACCACTATCCCGGGCGACGACGGGACCGCTACCACGGGCTCCATCTGGCTGGTGTCGTACTCGCGCACCGCGGCGTACTCTGCGTCGGAGTCGGCGAAAACGGGCGCAAACGGCCGCCGCGCGCGCGGGGCAACCCAATCGAGGACGGCCGCGTCCGGCTCCATGATACCGTTCTTCGCACCTGCCTCGATGGCCATGTTGGTGATGCTGAACCGCTCGCCCATGGTTAGGTGCCCGAGGGCCTCACCGGCGAACTCCATGGCGCAGTAGCGCGCGCCGTCCACGCCGATGTCGCCGATGACGTGCAGCACCAGGTCCTTGCCGGTTACCCACGGCGCGGGCCGGCCACGGAACACGAACCGCAGTGTCTCCGGCACCCGGAACCAGAGCCGGCCGGTGGCCATGACCGCCGCCAGATCCGACGAACCCACCCCGGTCGAGAAAGCACCTAGCGCGCCGTGCGTGCAAGTGTGCGAGTCGGCTCCGACGAAGACCTCGCCCGGCAGCACTAGCCCCATCTCGGCCAGCATCACGTGTCCGACGCCCGCGCGGCCGACCTCGTAGTAGTGGGCGATGTCGTACTTGTGCGCGAACTCGCGCATGGTCTTGCACTGCTCGGCAGAAGCGATGTCCTTGCTGGGCGCGTAGTGATCGGGGACGAGCGCCACCCGCTCCCTATCGAAGACCGCGGGCAGGCCGATGCGCTCGAACTCGCGGAACGCCAGCGGCCCGGTGATGTCGTTGGCGAAGCAGAAGTCCACGCGGGCATCTATCAGGTCTCCGGGACGGACGCGCTCCACCCCTGCATGGGCTGCCAGGATCTTCTCGGTAAGGGTCATGCCCATGCCGGATCACCTGCACGCGCCGCGTCGCGGGCCGCCAGAAGCCGGTTCACGGCATCCAGGTATGCCCGCACGCTTCCCTCCAGCACGTCGGTGCTGCTTGCCCGGCCCACTACCATAGTCTCGCCTTCCCGAACGCGCGCGGTCACTTCTCCCAGCGCGTCCGTACCCCCGGTCACGGCCCGGATTCCGTAGCCCACAAGCTGCGCCTGCAACCCGGTCATGGCTGCCACCGCGGCGCACAGTGCGTCTACAGGACCATCGCCCGAGGCCGACGCGGTCGTGGAGCCGCCGTCGCTGTTGAGCGTTACCGTGGCGGCCGGCGGCACGCCGGTTCCCGTGATCACGTGAAACGACTGCAGGGTGTAACGAGCCGGCGCGGCGCGGACCTCTTCGTCAACCAGGGCAAGGATGTCCTCGATTGCCACCTGCTTCTTCCTGTCGGCCAGATCCTTGAAGCGCGCGAACGTGCGACCCAGGGTGGGCTCGTCGAGCCGCACCCCCTGATCCTCCAGCGCCTTGCGGAAGGCATGACGGCCCGAGTGCTTGCCCAACACCAACCGGTTCTTCGGCAGCCCGACGTCCTCGGGGCGCATGATCTCGTATGTCGTCCGGTTGACCAGCACGCCGTGCTGGTGGATGCCTGCCTCGTGGGCAAAGGCGTTCTCTCCCACGACGGCCTTGTTGGGTTGCACCGCCACGCCGGTGACGGCGGTCAGCAGGCGGCTCGTGCGGTACAACCGGGTGGTGTCAATGCAGGTGTGGGCGCCGTAGGCGTCGCGCCGGGTGCGCAGCGCCATGACGATCTCCTCCAGGGCGGCGTTGCCCGCGCGCTCGCCGATTCCGTTGATCGTGCACTCGACCTGCCGGGCGCCCGCGGCCACCGCGGCCAGCGAGTTGGCAACCGCCAGACCCAGGTCGTCGTGACAGTGAACACTCCAGGTGACGCGGTCGCTGTTCGCCACCTGCTCCCGCAGCGCCTTGATCAGCGCGGCGTACTCGTGGGGGGTGGTGTACCCGACGGTGTCCGGAACGTTGATCACCGTGGCCCCGGCCCGGATGACCGCGTCGAAGACACGGCACAGAAAATCGACCTCGGAGCGGCTGGCATCCTCGGCCGAAAACTCGACGTCGTCGGTGAAGCGCCGCGCCAGCCGCACCGCACCTGTGGCGGCCTCGACGACCTCGTCGGGCGTCAGCCGCAACTTGTGCGCCATGTGGATGGGCGAGGTGGCGATGAAGACGTGAACCCGCGGCCTGGCCGCCCGGCGCAGCGCCTCAACCGCCGCTTCCACGTCCCGAGGATTGGCGCGGGCCAAAGCGGCGACGGTGCAGCCACGCACCTCCCCGGCCACGGTTCGAACGGCGTCCGAGTCGCCGGGCGACGCCACCGGGAATCCTGCCTCGATGACGTCTACGCGCAGTGCCTCCAACTGCCGGGCCAGCTCCAGCTTCTCGGCCGGCGTCATGGAGAAGCCCGGCGACTGCTCGCCGTCACGCAGCGTGGTGTCGAAGATGCGAACAACGTCGTCCATCAGGAACCTCCCGGCGCGAGCCAGGACATCATCGCCCGCAGCCGTCTCCCCACATCCTCGATCGGGTGCTCCCTCCCCTGACGGGCCAGGGCCGTGAACAGCGGCCTGCCTGCCTGGTTCTCCAAAATCCACTCCCGGGCAAACGCGCCGGATTGAACCTCCGCTAGGATCTTCCGCATCTCGGCGCGCACCGCCTCGGAGATCACACGAGGGCCGCGCGTGTAGTCGCCAAACTCGGCCGTGTTGCTGACCGAGTGGCGCATCCGCCCCATCCCACCCTCGTACATGAGGTCCACTATGAGCTTGAGCTCGTGCAGGCACTCGAAGTAGGCGATCTCGGGCTGGTACCCGGCGTCGACCAGGATCTCGTAGCCGGCCGCGACCAGCGAGGTCACCCCTCCGCAGAGCACGGCCTGCTCGCCGAACAGATCGGTCTCTGTCTCCTCCTTGAAGGTGGTTTCCACCACACCGGCCCGCAGGCTACCGATCCCGGCGGCGTAGGCCAGCGCCAGCGCCTTGGCACCGCCGGTGGCATCCTGGTGGATGGCCAGCAGCGCCGGTACTCCGCGCCCTTCGGTGAAGACGCGCCGCAGCAGGTGCCCCGGGCTCTTGGGAGCGATCATGAAGACATCCACATCGGCCGGCGGAACGATCTGCCCGAAGTGGATGTTGAACCCGTGAGAGAAGGCCAGGGCCTTCCCCGGCCGAAGTGCAGGTGCAATCGCCTCCCGGTAGGCGGCGGACTGCAGTTCATCCGGGATCAACACCTGCACCACGTCGCCCTCCGCTGCCGCCTCGGCGGTGGGCCTCACGGTGAAACCGTCGGAGCTGGCCCCCTCCCACGAGGGGCTTCCCGAACGCAACCCCACGACCACCCCGACCCCGGAGTCGCGCAGGTTCTGGGCCTGCGCGTGGCCCTGGCTGCCGTAACCCAGGACCGCCACCGTCTTGCCCTCAAGCGGCCGGAGGTCGCCGTCGCGTTCGGTGTACACTGTGGCCATCGCTCTTCTCCCTCCCCGGTACCCCGGACCGCGGCTGTCGCGCGGTCCGAATACATCAGGTATTCTGTGGGCCCCTCACGAGCGTAACCTGACCGGTGCGGGCCATCTCACGGATGCCGTGCCTGGTCAGAAGCGTCAGCATCGCATCCACCTTCTCGGTGCGGCCGGTGACCTCAATGGTCATGGTCCGGTCCGTCAGGTCAACGATGTTGGCCCGGAACACGCTGGCGATCTCCATGATCTCCATGCGGGTGCCCGAGGTGACATTGACCTTTATCAACGCCAGCTCCCGGTCCACTGAGGGCGTGCCGTCAATGGCGGTCGCGCGCAGCACCTCGACCAGCTTGCGCAGTTGCTTGGCAAACAACTCCGTGCGTTCGGGAGCCGTGTCAACCACGATCGTCATGCGTGAGGTCGAGGGGTCCTCGGTGGGCCCGACCGACAGGCTGTGGATGTTGATCCCACGCCTCCGGATCAGGCCTGCGACGCGCACCAGCACGCCGGGCGCGTTCCTGACCAGTACGGAGATCGTTGCGGAGTGAGGCTCACTCATCGAGGATCATCTCCGCAACCGACTGCCCGGGAGGTATCATCGGCAGGACGTTCTCGTCCGGGTCGCAGATCACGTCTACCACGCACGGAACGCCCTCGGTCTCGAGGGCAGCGCGTAGGGCTCCCTCAACCTGCTCGGGACGCTCGACCCGAATCCCGCGCGCGCCGAAGGCCTCTGCCACCCGGGCGAAGTCCGGGTTGCGCAGCAGGGAAGACGAGAAGCGCCCCCCGTAGAACATGGACTGCCACTGCCTCACCATTCCCAGCGCCCCGTTGTTGAGCACGATTATCGGCAGGCTCACTCCGTGCTCGACCGCGGTCGCCAAATCCTGCAGGGTCATCTGGAAGCCGCCGTCGCCCACAACGGCCACCACCGTCTCATCGGGGCAGGCAAACTTCGCGCCCATCGCCGCCGGGAAGCCGAAGCCCATCACGCCCAGGCCGCCCGAGGTGATGAAGT harbors:
- a CDS encoding 3-isopropylmalate dehydratase small subunit produces the protein MIFCGTAWKVGDHVDTDAIIPARHLVTTDPEVLARYCFEDLDPTLAARIRPGDILVAGENFGQGSSREHAPIAIKAAGIACVVARSYARIFYRNAFNIGLPLLECPDLHAATESGDRLSVDNATGRIVNETRGTTHTAAPLPEFMRQLIAAGGIIEYVRRQVSGRKVGT
- a CDS encoding 3-isopropylmalate dehydratase large subunit — its product is MGMTLTEKILAAHAGVERVRPGDLIDARVDFCFANDITGPLAFREFERIGLPAVFDRERVALVPDHYAPSKDIASAEQCKTMREFAHKYDIAHYYEVGRAGVGHVMLAEMGLVLPGEVFVGADSHTCTHGALGAFSTGVGSSDLAAVMATGRLWFRVPETLRFVFRGRPAPWVTGKDLVLHVIGDIGVDGARYCAMEFAGEALGHLTMGERFSITNMAIEAGAKNGIMEPDAAVLDWVAPRARRPFAPVFADSDAEYAAVREYDTSQMEPVVAVPSSPGIVVPVGFAAGVPVDQCFIGTCTNGRIEDLRVAARILAGRVVHPRTRLLVIPATPAIYRQAMEEGLIRVFLDAGAVVGAPTCGPCLGGHMGVLASGEVCVSTSSRNFVGRMGHRDSRVYLSGPAVAAATAVMGRLAHPDEVLS
- a CDS encoding 2-isopropylmalate synthase, which encodes MDDVVRIFDTTLRDGEQSPGFSMTPAEKLELARQLEALRVDVIEAGFPVASPGDSDAVRTVAGEVRGCTVAALARANPRDVEAAVEALRRAARPRVHVFIATSPIHMAHKLRLTPDEVVEAATGAVRLARRFTDDVEFSAEDASRSEVDFLCRVFDAVIRAGATVINVPDTVGYTTPHEYAALIKALREQVANSDRVTWSVHCHDDLGLAVANSLAAVAAGARQVECTINGIGERAGNAALEEIVMALRTRRDAYGAHTCIDTTRLYRTSRLLTAVTGVAVQPNKAVVGENAFAHEAGIHQHGVLVNRTTYEIMRPEDVGLPKNRLVLGKHSGRHAFRKALEDQGVRLDEPTLGRTFARFKDLADRKKQVAIEDILALVDEEVRAAPARYTLQSFHVITGTGVPPAATVTLNSDGGSTTASASGDGPVDALCAAVAAMTGLQAQLVGYGIRAVTGGTDALGEVTARVREGETMVVGRASSTDVLEGSVRAYLDAVNRLLAARDAARAGDPAWA
- the ilvC gene encoding ketol-acid reductoisomerase translates to MATVYTERDGDLRPLEGKTVAVLGYGSQGHAQAQNLRDSGVGVVVGLRSGSPSWEGASSDGFTVRPTAEAAAEGDVVQVLIPDELQSAAYREAIAPALRPGKALAFSHGFNIHFGQIVPPADVDVFMIAPKSPGHLLRRVFTEGRGVPALLAIHQDATGGAKALALAYAAGIGSLRAGVVETTFKEETETDLFGEQAVLCGGVTSLVAAGYEILVDAGYQPEIAYFECLHELKLIVDLMYEGGMGRMRHSVSNTAEFGDYTRGPRVISEAVRAEMRKILAEVQSGAFAREWILENQAGRPLFTALARQGREHPIEDVGRRLRAMMSWLAPGGS
- the ilvN gene encoding acetolactate synthase small subunit; this translates as MSEPHSATISVLVRNAPGVLVRVAGLIRRRGINIHSLSVGPTEDPSTSRMTIVVDTAPERTELFAKQLRKLVEVLRATAIDGTPSVDRELALIKVNVTSGTRMEIMEIASVFRANIVDLTDRTMTIEVTGRTEKVDAMLTLLTRHGIREMARTGQVTLVRGPQNT